The Pseudorca crassidens isolate mPseCra1 chromosome 3, mPseCra1.hap1, whole genome shotgun sequence genome includes the window CGAGGCCCCGGAAAGCTCTGGGGGCGTGGggacacccctcccccaatccctGGGAGTCCCGCGTCGAATCCCACCTCCACTGTTCACTAGCCGCGTGTCTGAGGCAAGGGgcttctcctctctgagcctcagtctccctgtccGTACAAATGGGAATAACAGAAGCCCCCACCCAAGAAGAACGAATACAACCTTATGCGTGTATACCACCTAGCACAGTAGCCCTGCTGCAAACATTAGGCGTTCAGTCAATTGAAATTATTATTTCTGTCGCCATCATCATCCACAGTGCTAATATTTGGGAAAGACAGCAGGGGCCGGAGAGCCTAATTCCCCTTTGGGGCTGTCCTGTCCCTTTCTGGTGTCCCCTCCCATTCGTCTTGTCATTCGGTAGCAATAATAACAGTGGCGgtgaaaataatatttctgatAATAATCATAGTGGGAGCTAAGGTGTGTGAGGACCTGCGGGTGCCCTCTCTGTTCTAAACACTGGACTAAACAACCTCAccaagtaggtattattattgctGCTTGCCAGGCAGAGCTATATGAACTATGAGAGATGTATGAGAGATACATGGAtataattgtttcttttctttttttctctctttctttcctttcatcgtCACTACCTCACCGATTTGGTGCATGTGGAGCCTGGCTTGAGAGCAGGAATTCTGGAGCCGGGGCATCTTCGTTCAATTCCCAGCTTCCTCACTGACTATGGGCGTGGTTcatacctcagtttccccatctgtaaaatggagatggtgATACCACgtacttcacagggttgtggtGACAACAGAATAAATTAGCAAACAACCAGGCTTTAGCAGATGTCAGTGAGGGCTCTAGACGCTCTAGCTGTCATTATCACgtgcccattttgcagaggaggaaactgagatgcagagaggCAGAGCCTTGCCCACGCCCCCTCAGCCAGCAAGTAGGGTGAGAGCTCGGCACTCTGATGCCCCCGGGCGGACAGTCCCTGGATCCCAGCAGTGACCAGACCTTCTCTGCCCACCCTTAGCCCTTGATCAGCCGCAACTACAAGGGCGATGTGGCCATGAGTGAGATTGAGCACTTCATGCCTCTGCTCATGCAGCGGGAGGAGGAGGGCGCCCTGGCCCCACTGATGAGCCACGGCCGGGTCCACTTCCTGTGGATCAAATACAGCAACCTCTACTGTATCCGGGGCCACGGGAGGATCCCTGGGGGCCCGGAGTGGTGGGCAGCTCAGGCCCAGAGGTGGTGGGCTGGGACAAGAGGTGCACAATACGGCAGTGGCTCAGGCTGGAGGGTGAGGGTTCAGGGTCTGTGCTCCATTGGAACCCTCCAAAACGGCACATTTTCCTTAACCTCGCCGCCCGCAGTGGTGGCCACCACACTGAAGAACGCCAACGCCTCCCTCGTGTACTCGTTCCTCTACAAGACAGTGGAGGTAGGTCCTGGCCTTCCATTGGCCGGCTGGTCTGTCTGTCTACCTGTCTAGCCCACCTCTTTCGGAATCCATCTCTCCTAGGAAGATTTCCCTGGGGGTGTCACCAACAAAGCCCCATCGCTCTGTGTTCTCATTAGCTGCTGTGGGATCATCTCTCCCTATAGGGTAGGAACCAAGGAGGTCTCCGGTGCTCAAAACTGAACCAGAGGGAACTGGGTTCCAGACCCAGCTcccccacttcctggctgtgtgaccttgaacaagtcacttctctctgtgcctctcaACTGGGTTTAGTCCTGCCACAGGGTTGTTGTACAAATTAATCAAATTTGTACCTCTAAAGTACCTAAAACAGTGCTCagtatacagtaagtgctcaataaagggTTGGTATTATTGTTAGCATTACCACTAATGTTGTATCATACtatcatatggtaatttattgagcccttactataTGCCATCCTCAATGACTgagaaagtgctcagtaaatacttttttttttcctttggccgccgtgtggcttatgggatcttagttcccgaccagggatcgaacccacaccctcggcagtgaaagcacagagtcctggacttccctggccatccagtggttaagactccgtgcttccactgcagggcacacgggttcgatccctggtcagggacctaagatcctgcataccacacggtgcagccaaaaaaaattccTAGTAAATATACTATACTTCGACAAACAAGAGATCTGTATTGATTTGTCTCCTCTCTGCCAGGCAGAGATGGGGACACAGCTGTGCATAAGACAGGCGCTGTCCCTGCCTATGCTGAGGAGTTAAAGGGCaagaaggagggacttccctagtggcgcagtggttaagaatctgcctgccaatgcaggggacacaggttcgagccctggtccgggaatatcccacatgccacagagcaactaaggctgtgcgccacaactactgaagccctcacgttCTAgggcctatgctccgcaacaagagaagccactgcaaagagaagcccgcgcaccacaacaaagaatagcccccgctcctactcgccgcaactggagaaagcccatgtgcagcaacaaagaccccccaaaataaataaataaatatgtatataaaaaaataaagggcaaGAAGGAGATTCAAAGGGACATTGTGATAACCAGTCACTGGGGTGCTAGTCTCACCCTGATACTCACAGGGGTCAAGGGATAGTGGTGGCTTCACTGAGGAGCTGAGGCCTGTCACAAGGAGGCTGCTGTGAGGAGAGTGTCCTAAGCAGTGGgcatagcatgtgcaaaggccctgagatgggaaCAGAAAAAAGGCCAGAGAGGCTGGAGCAGGATGAAGGGTGAGGTTTCCAATGCTGGGTGACTGACAGGTTCTCTGCTGTGGTGATACCTATTAATCCCAGGGACTCCCATCTTGGGGTCCCCCAAGTCCCAAGGGCCCCTGGATAGAATTCAGGGAGTCCATAAACTGAGACGTATTTCTGTGTAACAGTTTTCCTTTGCCATCTTgcgtttctttttggtttttttgttttttgctgtgcgTTGCGTcttggcttgtgagatcttagttccctaaccagggatgaaacctgggcccttggcagtgaaagtgcagagtcctaaccactggaccaccagggaattcccatcttgtgtattttatttcatgcATTTACAAACCTTGTTCTGAGGTGGGTCCATTCCAGGAGGGCAGAGACCCTGTTGGCTTTGTTCACCATTAATATACCGACAGTGgtatatagtaggcactcaatagtTGCTTGTTGGGTGGCTACTCAGCCCACAGCTACACCAGCCACACCTCTGTGGATGTCGGTCTCCCTGCACCCGCAGGTATTCTCTGAATACTTCAAGGAGCTGGAGGAGGAAAGCATTCGAGACAACTTTGTCATCGTCTACGAGCTGCTGGATGAGCTCATGGACTTCGGCTTCCCACAGACCACGGACAGCAAAATCCTGCAGGAGTGAGTGGGCCCTGGGTCAACCACAGTGTGGGCTATGGGTAGAAGAAAgttggggagggctggggaagtGTCCCTGGGCCTAcctgctcatctccctgcgctgCCAGATACATCACGCAGCAGGGCAACAAGCTGGAGACGGGCAAGTCGCGAGTGCCACCCACTGTCACCAATGCTGTGTCCTGGCGCTCGGAGGGCATCAAATACAAGAAGAACGAAGTCTTCATCGATGTCATAGAGTCCGTCAACCTGCTGGTGAGCCCCCATacctctgccccacccctgccatgGCCTTAGGGCAGGAGAGTGGGCCCTGTGCCTGTtgacaccgccccccccccccccccccccgtgtgtCCATCCTCAGGTCAATGCCAACGGCAGTGTCCTGCTGAGTGAGATCGTGGGCACCATCAAGCTCAAGGTGTTTCTGTCAGGAATGCCAGAGCTGAGGCTGGGCCTCAATGACCGCGTGCTCTTCGAGCTCACTGGCCGTAAGTTTCTGGAAGGGGGCGCAAGCGGGAGCCTGAGACTTCGTCCCATCAGGGGTGGGTGGTACCGAGAGACTTGCAGTCAGTTCTGAAATAGCACTCGCCCGCCCTCTTCTGGTTGTAACCAGTACTGCAGCTGCTGGTTCCTTGCGCAAACAACTGCTTCATTATTGAGTGCCAGGCGCAAGGAGACCgcagtgaagaaaaaaatccctgccctcatgggtcTGACATTCTAGCGGGAGTAGGGGACAGAACAGCATCATATTTAACAACCTGGCAGCAAGAGCCTGATTCCCGGAGTTCAGATCCTAGCTCCGCTCTTGgccagctgggtgaccctgggcaagttactcatccactccgggcctcagtttccttatctgttaaatgggggTGATCGTAGCGGTAGAAAGGGAAGACAAGGATAGGGACCATGCCCCGGGCTCCAGGGTCGCCCCAGGCTTCAGGATCACGCTGCTAACTCGGCTCCGAGTTTCAGGGAGTAAGAACAAGTCCGTGGAACTGGAGGATGTGAAATTCCACCAGTGTGTGCGGCTGTCTCGCTTCGACAACGACCGTACCATCTCCTTCATTCCGCCCGACGGTGACTTCGAGCTCATGTCCTACCGCCTCAGCACCCAGGTAAGGCAGGGTCAAGCCCCTGGCAAGGGGTAAGAGTTGACCCCAGAGCCTCGGAGAACTCCCTCTTCCTCTGTCTGTAGGTCAAGCCGCTGATCTGGATTGAATCTGTCATTGAGAAATTCTCCCACAGCCGCGTGGAGATCATGGTCAAGGTGGGCCCTGGGGAATAATTACAATGCTGGATCCGCCCCTTCAtacccgccccccctcccccatcagtgTAACCTCATCTCctacctccctccctgcccctcacttCCTTCCAGCCACATGAGTCTTCTGGCTGGTTCTCAAACATGCCAGGCATGGTCCCCGGCTGTCCCCTGGATCATTCTGCCCCCAGCCACCCATATATACACATAGCTTGCTCCTTCACCTCCTTCAGTTctttgcttaaatgtcacctcctcagagaagccctccctgatttTCCCACCTCCCTTCTTTGCTGTAGTTTTTCCCTTATTACTTACCACCATCTGACACATGAtctgttttacttatttactttcataCACGTAGATAAACCATATAGTGTATTTATATGGTTTAAAGATTAATAATAAACCACACAGCTTATCTGAACGTGCCTGGCTCCACCAGCTCTTCTGAACCCCTACCTGCCCCTCTCCCAATTACTGCTCCCCTTTTGCCTGCAGGTAATCACAATTTTGAATTTCCTGTAAATaatttctttgctttcctttataGTTTTGCCACCTGCATTTATAACCacaaatatttcattcttctggTTTCTGACCTTTATATCCATGGACTGGAGCTGTATGACTTTCTGTATAATTTGCTTTGTTCAGGTAACGTGGATTTTTAAGAGGAATCCCAGCAGCCAGAGCTTAGTGCATCCATTTCTGTGGCTGTAGAATATTCCACCGTGAGAATCTTCCGTCCCATCTCTTGCATGGGTTGTTTTCAGTTCCTGGCTACTCTGGTTCACCTTACCATGAATACCCCTGTGCTTGTCTGCTGGTGCCCCAAGCAAGAGCTTCTCCAGAGCATATAGTTAgccccatttacagatggggaaactgaggcccagaagaaTTAAGATGTCATTCATCtaggaagggagggggcaggtTGAACTTGGGTCTGCCTGGCTCAAGAGTCTGTGTTCTCCGATTTAACTTTGTTCCCCAGTCTTAGTCTTCGGGGAGCTGGGTTGTGGAGTGGATGGTCACGGGGCGGGGGTGTTGACATCCCCAGTGTCCCCATCTCTACGGGCAGGGAAAGTGGAAAGGGCCTTAAAGCTGGTGCCTTCCAGAAAGAACACCCCCTGCATTGTTTTACCTCCAGGTCCTCTGCCCCCAATCCCACCTCTCATATatccccccccaccaccaaattCATAAATAAGAGCAGTCATCATAATGCTAGCTACTGCACATGGACACTTAGAGTCCTTGTGTTAAAAGCCAGATCTTAAAAAAGATCTGGCTATAATGTTGTAACTTATCTGTAAAGAGAACATGTGAGGATTGAGAACACAAGCTTGGGTCAAATCCCTGCTGTGCTGGTTATCAACTGCGTGACTCGGGCAAAATGCtctttctctctgggcctcagtctcctcatctgtaaaatggaccttAGGAATGGCTCCTACTTTAGAGAATTAGTGAGAGGGCTAACTGCTTGGCACAGGGCCCAACACATGGTAGGGGGTCAGTAAATTTCAGCTTTCAAATGAAAACTCTGTGATGGGCTGAGGACCCTTCAGGCTTTGCAGTCAGAATCTTCGGCTGTGAGTCTTGGCCAGGAGCCTTTACTTTCTTGTCTGTGAAGTGGGCTGAGAGCAGAGCCTGCCTTAGAGGCTGCTCAAATGAGGGATCTTTTGAACCAGACAAAGGTGTATGACACTTTCCAAACGGAAGGCACCAAAAGCAGGGCCTCtgggggacctccctggcagtccagtggttaagactttgcgcttccactgcagggggagtgggttccatccctggtcggggaactaagatcttgcatgctctgcatacagccaaaaaacaaaacagaaaaacaaaatcaggaCCTCTGGAGTCTCTCCTGGGTGTGGACCCCGGCTCTGCCACTTGTTGGCTGTGTGTCTCCAGGCAAATgctttaacttctctgtgcctgtttcctcatctggaaaataggcTGGATTATGGTCCCCACTTCAGGGCTCTTGATGAGCTGGCACATGAAAAGGCCTTGGTGAAAATTTGCCTGAGTGAACTCCTCATGCCCCATGTTCTCTCCACTGACAGGCTAAGGGGCAGTTTAAGAAGCAGTCGGTGGCCAACAGCGTGGAGATATCTGTGCCGGTACCCAGCGATGCCGACTCCCCACGCTTCAAGACCAGCGTGGGCAGTGCCAAGTACATGCCAGAGAAGAACGTCGTTATCTGGAGTATCAAGTCTTTCCCGGTGAGCACCGGGGATGGGCGGGGGATCTGGGGGACCTACCCCTGCTTCTTGAGAGCAAGGCAGAGAATAAATCAGAGAGCCACCTACGTGTGCACACGGCTATCCTTCGGGGATGATAAAGCTGGAATCCAGACCAGCATAATAGTTAAATTCTCCCAATCCCAGACAGTCTTGGGAATCCCACTTCCTCTCACGGAGCCTCAgattgcccatctgtaaaataggcaaTATCATATTATCCACATCCTTGGGCTGCTGGAGGGAGGATTGGTCTGTCCCTGGGATATTGGTGGGGCTGTTCATCAGGGCCTGGAAAATGGGAGGTGATCATTAGAAGGTCCCCAACCAGAAGCTTTGGCTGTGAGTCTTGGCCAGGAGCCTTTACTTTCTGGTCTGTAAAACGGGCTGAGAGCAGAGCCTACACCTAGGGGCTGCCATGAGGATTGTCTGGGGTATAGAGGGGCCCCTCAGTGTGTCTGATACCTCCATGTGCCCTCAGGGGGGCAAGGAGTACCTGATGCGCGCCCACTTTGGCCTCCCCAGCGTGGAGAAGGAGGAGGTAGAGGGCCGGCCCCCCATCGGAGTCAAGTTTGAGATCCCCTATTTCACCGTCTCCGGGATCCAGGTGAGAGAAGTGGGCAGAGTGGCTCCTCTCCTTGACCTCAGTGGGTTCCCTGCTCTCCCGTCTCTTAGCTTGGATCACCTCCATTCCCTGGCCTGGCTCATCTCTCCTTTGCAAtcatccttgtcttttcctggAACAGTGTTGCCTTTTCTACTCTTAGCCtgggtcccctccccctccccctcttacTTTGCCCTGTGCCTAAACTGTGTTGTGTCTCTTCCCTTATACTGGGCCATCTTTCCCACTGTCCAGGACCACCTCTCCCCTAACCCCCATGCACACTGTCCTTGCCACATCTTCGCCCTGAGCCATGTTACTTCATTCAGTctgtgcttcctttttttttttttaatatttatttattcatttggttgcactgggtcttagttgcggcaggcggtctccttagttgtggcatgcgaactcttagttacagcatgcatgtgggatcaaGTCCcttgaccagagatcgaaccccgggtcccctgcattgggagctcaggcaccactgtgccaccacagaaGTCCCCAAGCCTGTGCTTTCTTATTCCCCAAAGTTGTGTTATATATTTTCCCCTGGCCCCAGCCAGCTCTCTCCCCCTATCATGGGCCACCTCCTTTCATCCCTTTTCAGGTCCGATACATGAAGATCATCGAGAAGAGTGGTTaccaggccctgccctgggtCCGCTATATCACCCAG containing:
- the AP1M2 gene encoding AP-1 complex subunit mu-2 isoform X2, producing MSASAVFILDVKGKPLISRNYKGDVAMSEIEHFMPLLMQREEEGALAPLMSHGRVHFLWIKYSNLYLVATTLKNANASLVYSFLYKTVEVFSEYFKELEEESIRDNFVIVYELLDELMDFGFPQTTDSKILQEYITQQGNKLETGKSRVPPTVTNAVSWRSEGIKYKKNEVFIDVIESVNLLVNANGSVLLSEIVGTIKLKVFLSGMPELRLGLNDRVLFELTGRSKNKSVELEDVKFHQCVRLSRFDNDRTISFIPPDGDFELMSYRLSTQVKPLIWIESVIEKFSHSRVEIMVKAKGQFKKQSVANSVEISVPVPSDADSPRFKTSVGSAKYMPEKNVVIWSIKSFPGGKEYLMRAHFGLPSVEKEEVEGRPPIGVKFEIPYFTVSGIQVRYMKIIEKSGYQALPWVRYITQSGDYQLRTS
- the AP1M2 gene encoding AP-1 complex subunit mu-2 isoform X1, coding for MSASAVFILDVKGKPLISRNYKGDVAMSEIEHFMPLLMQREEEGALAPLMSHGRVHFLWIKYSNLYLVATTLKNANASLVYSFLYKTVEVFSEYFKELEEESIRDNFVIVYELLDELMDFGFPQTTDSKILQEYITQQGNKLETGKSRVPPTVTNAVSWRSEGIKYKKNEVFIDVIESVNLLVNANGSVLLSEIVGTIKLKVFLSGMPELRLGLNDRVLFELTGLSGSKNKSVELEDVKFHQCVRLSRFDNDRTISFIPPDGDFELMSYRLSTQVKPLIWIESVIEKFSHSRVEIMVKAKGQFKKQSVANSVEISVPVPSDADSPRFKTSVGSAKYMPEKNVVIWSIKSFPGGKEYLMRAHFGLPSVEKEEVEGRPPIGVKFEIPYFTVSGIQVRYMKIIEKSGYQALPWVRYITQSGDYQLRTS